A portion of the Eubacterium maltosivorans genome contains these proteins:
- a CDS encoding GGDEF domain-containing response regulator yields MRRSILIVDDIKQNRETLGMMFQDTFEILEAENGYEAMCCMRENRDVLAAVLLDVMMPVMDGFEVLKHMQDEALTEALPVVLITAEEPGTAARRGYALGALDILTKPFDPVVIKRRVKNIIELGSRKEEYIKLKNEAENDALTGIFNRKAMEDRVGELLNNPETRCGALCFIDVDNFKTINDSFGHLYGDEVLKQMAENLKSCALPGDAVGRIGGDEFMIFFRNYPSEERLEQKITGICENFRRYTAERPITGSIGVARYPEDGDCYGVLFCKADQALYHLKRSGKDGYQFYNEDCTSLPFQSMLTRVKGE; encoded by the coding sequence ATGCGTCGGAGTATATTAATTGTTGATGATATAAAACAAAACAGGGAAACTTTGGGAATGATGTTTCAGGACACCTTCGAGATTTTGGAAGCTGAAAATGGATATGAGGCCATGTGCTGTATGCGTGAAAACCGGGATGTGCTGGCAGCAGTGTTGCTGGATGTGATGATGCCGGTGATGGATGGCTTTGAAGTTCTTAAGCATATGCAGGACGAAGCCCTGACAGAGGCGCTGCCTGTGGTGCTCATAACCGCAGAGGAGCCTGGAACAGCAGCGCGCAGGGGCTATGCGCTCGGCGCGCTGGACATTTTGACAAAACCCTTTGATCCTGTTGTAATAAAAAGACGAGTAAAGAACATTATTGAGCTGGGAAGCCGTAAGGAGGAATATATAAAGCTGAAAAACGAGGCGGAAAATGATGCTCTGACAGGGATTTTTAACCGAAAGGCCATGGAGGACAGGGTTGGGGAGCTGTTAAACAATCCAGAAACCCGGTGCGGGGCCCTCTGCTTTATCGATGTCGACAATTTTAAGACCATCAATGACAGCTTCGGACACCTGTACGGCGATGAAGTACTGAAGCAGATGGCTGAAAATTTAAAAAGCTGCGCTCTGCCAGGGGATGCGGTAGGCCGGATTGGCGGGGATGAGTTCATGATATTTTTTAGAAATTATCCTTCCGAGGAGCGTCTGGAACAGAAAATCACTGGTATCTGTGAGAATTTCAGGCGTTATACAGCCGAGCGACCGATTACCGGAAGTATCGGAGTGGCGCGGTATCCGGAGGACGGAGATTGCTATGGCGTCCTTTTCTGCAAAGCAGACCAAGCCCTTTATCACCTGAAACGTTCAGGAAAGGATGGGTACCAATTTTATAATGAAGACTGTACCAGCCTGCCCTTTCAGTCGATGCTGACCCGGGTCAAAGGCGAATAG
- a CDS encoding HAD family hydrolase: MVKLISADMDGTLLDSNKELSPELFPLIESLAEQGVRFVAASGRQYYNLEHIFEPVKDKMIFIAENGSVVFENDMNIFASVIAKERVREIVKAIRQIPGASPVICGLKSAYAESDEPELLKNAEMYYHHYDIMEDILTAEDDICKIAVYDYVNAETNSHAPLLEAFGGQMEIAVSGEHWVDISNPGCNKGTAINKIQEKYGISYEETMLFGDYLNDYEMMKTGRYSYAMENAHPQLKEICSYTAKSNDENGVVEAIRAYFK, translated from the coding sequence ATGGTTAAATTGATTTCGGCAGATATGGACGGTACGCTTTTAGACAGCAATAAAGAGCTTTCGCCAGAGCTTTTCCCACTGATCGAGTCGCTCGCAGAACAGGGCGTCCGCTTTGTGGCAGCCAGCGGCAGACAGTATTATAATCTGGAGCATATTTTTGAGCCGGTAAAAGACAAGATGATCTTTATCGCTGAGAATGGCTCGGTGGTTTTTGAGAATGATATGAATATCTTTGCCAGCGTCATTGCTAAAGAAAGGGTTCGGGAAATCGTTAAAGCGATACGTCAGATACCGGGCGCCAGTCCTGTAATATGTGGGTTGAAGAGTGCTTACGCTGAAAGCGATGAGCCGGAGCTCCTGAAAAATGCAGAGATGTACTACCACCATTATGACATAATGGAGGATATTCTGACAGCGGAGGATGACATCTGTAAAATTGCTGTTTATGACTATGTGAATGCAGAAACAAATAGTCATGCTCCTCTTTTGGAGGCATTTGGCGGACAGATGGAGATCGCTGTTTCGGGCGAGCACTGGGTGGATATTTCTAACCCTGGCTGTAATAAAGGAACAGCCATCAACAAGATTCAGGAAAAATATGGGATTAGCTATGAGGAAACCATGCTCTTTGGAGATTACCTTAATGATTATGAGATGATGAAAACCGGAAGATACAGCTATGCCATGGAAAATGCCCACCCTCAGCTTAAGGAAATCTGCAGCTATACGGCAAAATCCAACGATGAAAACGGCGTAGTGGAAGCAATAAGAGCATATTTTAAGTAA